A region of Silurus meridionalis isolate SWU-2019-XX chromosome 13, ASM1480568v1, whole genome shotgun sequence DNA encodes the following proteins:
- the mctp2a gene encoding multiple C2 and transmembrane domain-containing protein 2 isoform X2, with protein sequence MDSKKNVFAKLRDKTKPLFNVKMGRKGKKTPLKYRRSISVPDLLSTQSMSSFLDLSDTTSAKGTDSCTAPGTPLSKSALGQCNATDLSLDQASIPNTPSSARHLDKYTAPYIPAKVVDNPLLSATPPTIIYPTSERPAFVNAPGTKESLEKQTEEKERNTTWYIEDSESACSTPSEDRSFSYWPQDHDLAGLDPVSPRFTEMFIIGSAEDTNEVSNETNDYDTNFSPKEIKSSGVSSEGQATATGQKTHYLLTINLKEGRNLAIKDRCGTSDPYVKFRIDGKTVYKSKVVYKNLNPAWNECFSILVRDLEQNVYVKVYDRDLRSRDFMGSSLIPLSTLELDKTSEMILRLKDPGSLEEDMGVIILDACVSICEGPTKRNKWPLKRKGSFNKGQLRAAAVQKSQLWCGVYTVVLVEGQDMPDGGQGDLFVRFKLGEQRFRSKNLCIKTNPQWRERFEFNRFDDGQTDVLLVELYCKKGRKCEECWGAVELDLSQLPANTTQTYNVIIGKGRLVFLVTQKPCSGVSISDLSSTTVDNPYTYENTLQKYSLKNTLDNLHDVGYLQVKVLRATDLSSTDLNGKSDPFCVLELGNSKLQTQTIYKTINPEWRTAFTFPIKDIHDVLMLTVFGEDGDKAPDFLGKVSIPLFSVSNGQQITSLLKKYNLEDLSKGSITLEMNVFYNPVRAAIRTFHPKETKLEEDNAKFNKKLLARNIYRVRRISMAILYTLQYIKSCFQWESTQRSIIAFLVFVLTVWHFELFMLPLFLLLLIGWNYFHITPGVGSHSQDLESISAAEDEDEDEKESEKRGLMEKIYMVQEIVLTVQSVLDEIASIGERVKK encoded by the exons ATGGATTCTAAAAAGAATGTTTTTGCCAAACTCAGAGACAAAACTAAGCCattgtttaatgtaaaaatggGGAGGAAAGGCAAAAAGACTCCCCTGAAATACAGAAGGAGTATCTCAGTACCAGACTTGTTAAGTACTCAATCCATGTCATCTTTTCTAGACCTATCTG ACACAACATCTGCAAAAGGCACTGACTCATGCACTGCCCCAGGCACTCCACTTTCCAAAAGTGCCCTGGGCCAGTGCAATGCTACAGACCTATCTCTGGATCAAGCTAGTATCCCAAATACGCCATCTTCAGCCAGGCACCTGGACAAATATACTGCCCCATACATACCAGCCAAGGTTGTGGACAACCCGCTACTTTCAGCCACCCCACCAACAATCATATATCCTACATCAGAGCGGCCAGCATTTGTGAATGCACCAGGCACAAAGGAAAGTTTAGAGAAACAGacggaggagaaggaaagaaacaCCACGTGGTACATAGAGGACAGTGAGTCAGCTTGTAGCACACCATCTGAGGACCGCTCATTCAGCTACTGGCCTCAAGATCATGACCTGGCAGGGTTAGATCCTGTTTCACCAAGGTTTACAGAGATGTTTATAATCGGCTCAGCTGAAGACACAAATGAA GTTTCCAATGAGACCAATGACTATGACACCAATTTCTcaccaaaagaaataaaa AGCTCGGGAGTAAGCAGTGAAGGCCAGGCTACTGCAACAGGACAGAAGACTCATTATCTTCTCACCATCAACTTAAAGGAGGGAAGGAACCTAGCCATCAAAGACCGCTGTG GTACCAGTGACCCTTATGTCAAATTCAGAATAGATGGCAAGACGGTCTACAAAAGCAAGGTTGTGTACAAGAACCTTAATCCTGCGTGGAACGAGTGCTTCTCCATCCTTGTCAGGGACCTGGAGCAAAATGTCTATGTTAAG GTGTATGACCGGGATCTAAGATCACGGGACTTCATGGGCTCAAGCTTAATCCCGCTCAGTACCTTGGAGTTGGACAA AACATCTGAGATGATCCTACGTTTGAAAGACCCTGGCAGTCTGGAAGAGGACATGGGAGTAATAATCTTAGACGCCTGCGTGTCCATCTGTGAGGGGCCCACCAAACGAAAT AAATGGCCTCTTAAGAGGAAAGGAAGCTTCAATAAG GGTCAGCTTCGAGCGGCTGCCGTGCAGAAAAGCCAATTGTGGTGTGGAGTATATACTGTGGTGCTTGTGGAAGGGCAGGACATGCCTGATGGTGGCCAAGGGGATCTATTTGTTCGCTTCAAACTGGGAGAGCAGAGGTTCCGAAGTAAG AATCTGTGCATTAAGACAAATCCACAGTGGAGGGAGAGGTTTGAATTCAACCGTTTCGACGATGGCCAAACAGATGTGCTGCTGGTCGAGCTCTACTGCAAGAAGGGCAGAAAGTGTGAGGAATGCTGGGGAGC GGTTGAACTTGACCTCTCACAGCTGCCAGCAAATACAACACAGACATACAACGTGATTATTGGCAAAGGTCGGTTGGTGTTTCTGGTCACGCAGAAACCCTGTTCTGGAGTCTCCATCTCTGACCTGAGCTCCACAACCGTAGACAACCCATACACCTATGAAAACACCTTGCAAAAATAT AGTCTGAAGAATACGCTGGACAATCTGCATGATGTTGGCTATCTCCAGGTCAAGGTTTTGCGGGCTACAGACCTTTCATCTACTGATCTGAATG gTAAGAGTGACCCATTTTGTGTGCTGGAACTTGGGAACAGCAAGCTGCAAACTCAAACAATCTATAAGACCATCAATCCAGAATGGAGAACAGCTTTTACATT TCCAATTAAGGACATCCATGATGTCCTAATGCTGACTGTTTTTGGTGAAGATGGAGACAAAGCACCAGACTTTCTGGGGAAAGTCTCTATACCTTTGTTTTCT GTGTCTAATGGACAACAAATAACCAGTCTTTTGAAAAAGTACAATTTGGAAGACTTGTCGAAGGGAAGCATTACACTGGAAATGAATGTTTTCTACAATCCA GTCAGAGCTGCTATTCGAACCTTCCATCCCAAAGAAACAAAGCTTGAGGAGGACAAcgcaaaattcaataaaaag CTGTTAGCACGCAACATTTACCGTGTGAGGAGGATCAGCATGGCTATTCTGTATACGCTGCAGTACATTAAGAGCTGCTTCCAGTGGGAGAGCACTCAGAGGAGCATCATTGCCTTCCTG GTCTTTGTATTGACAGTGTGGCACTTTGAGCTGTTCATGTTgcctctttttctcctgctgCTCATCGGTTGGAACTATTTCCACATCACGCCAGGCGTGGGCAGCCACAGTCAGGACCTG GAGAGCatctctgctgcagaggatgaagatgaagatgaaaag GAATCAGAGAAAAGAGGGCTGATGGAGAAAATCTATATGGTTCAAGAAATTGTGCTCACTGTCCAAAGCGTTCTTGATGAAATAGCATCTATCGGAGAAAGAGTAAAGAAGTAA
- the mctp2a gene encoding multiple C2 and transmembrane domain-containing protein 2 isoform X1: MDSKKNVFAKLRDKTKPLFNVKMGRKGKKTPLKYRRSISVPDLLSTQSMSSFLDLSGESSSTGPFARSNLFVSDDTKCETSSLTDSLTATDTTSAKGTDSCTAPGTPLSKSALGQCNATDLSLDQASIPNTPSSARHLDKYTAPYIPAKVVDNPLLSATPPTIIYPTSERPAFVNAPGTKESLEKQTEEKERNTTWYIEDSESACSTPSEDRSFSYWPQDHDLAGLDPVSPRFTEMFIIGSAEDTNEVSNETNDYDTNFSPKEIKSSGVSSEGQATATGQKTHYLLTINLKEGRNLAIKDRCGTSDPYVKFRIDGKTVYKSKVVYKNLNPAWNECFSILVRDLEQNVYVKVYDRDLRSRDFMGSSLIPLSTLELDKTSEMILRLKDPGSLEEDMGVIILDACVSICEGPTKRNKWPLKRKGSFNKGQLRAAAVQKSQLWCGVYTVVLVEGQDMPDGGQGDLFVRFKLGEQRFRSKNLCIKTNPQWRERFEFNRFDDGQTDVLLVELYCKKGRKCEECWGAVELDLSQLPANTTQTYNVIIGKGRLVFLVTQKPCSGVSISDLSSTTVDNPYTYENTLQKYSLKNTLDNLHDVGYLQVKVLRATDLSSTDLNGKSDPFCVLELGNSKLQTQTIYKTINPEWRTAFTFPIKDIHDVLMLTVFGEDGDKAPDFLGKVSIPLFSVSNGQQITSLLKKYNLEDLSKGSITLEMNVFYNPVRAAIRTFHPKETKLEEDNAKFNKKLLARNIYRVRRISMAILYTLQYIKSCFQWESTQRSIIAFLVFVLTVWHFELFMLPLFLLLLIGWNYFHITPGVGSHSQDLESISAAEDEDEDEKESEKRGLMEKIYMVQEIVLTVQSVLDEIASIGERVKK, encoded by the exons ATGGATTCTAAAAAGAATGTTTTTGCCAAACTCAGAGACAAAACTAAGCCattgtttaatgtaaaaatggGGAGGAAAGGCAAAAAGACTCCCCTGAAATACAGAAGGAGTATCTCAGTACCAGACTTGTTAAGTACTCAATCCATGTCATCTTTTCTAGACCTATCTGGTGAGTCTTCATCCACAGGCCCATTTGCTAGGTCgaatttgtttgtttcagaTGATACTAAGTGTGAAACATCCAGTCTTACTGACAGTCTCACTGCCACAGACACAACATCTGCAAAAGGCACTGACTCATGCACTGCCCCAGGCACTCCACTTTCCAAAAGTGCCCTGGGCCAGTGCAATGCTACAGACCTATCTCTGGATCAAGCTAGTATCCCAAATACGCCATCTTCAGCCAGGCACCTGGACAAATATACTGCCCCATACATACCAGCCAAGGTTGTGGACAACCCGCTACTTTCAGCCACCCCACCAACAATCATATATCCTACATCAGAGCGGCCAGCATTTGTGAATGCACCAGGCACAAAGGAAAGTTTAGAGAAACAGacggaggagaaggaaagaaacaCCACGTGGTACATAGAGGACAGTGAGTCAGCTTGTAGCACACCATCTGAGGACCGCTCATTCAGCTACTGGCCTCAAGATCATGACCTGGCAGGGTTAGATCCTGTTTCACCAAGGTTTACAGAGATGTTTATAATCGGCTCAGCTGAAGACACAAATGAA GTTTCCAATGAGACCAATGACTATGACACCAATTTCTcaccaaaagaaataaaa AGCTCGGGAGTAAGCAGTGAAGGCCAGGCTACTGCAACAGGACAGAAGACTCATTATCTTCTCACCATCAACTTAAAGGAGGGAAGGAACCTAGCCATCAAAGACCGCTGTG GTACCAGTGACCCTTATGTCAAATTCAGAATAGATGGCAAGACGGTCTACAAAAGCAAGGTTGTGTACAAGAACCTTAATCCTGCGTGGAACGAGTGCTTCTCCATCCTTGTCAGGGACCTGGAGCAAAATGTCTATGTTAAG GTGTATGACCGGGATCTAAGATCACGGGACTTCATGGGCTCAAGCTTAATCCCGCTCAGTACCTTGGAGTTGGACAA AACATCTGAGATGATCCTACGTTTGAAAGACCCTGGCAGTCTGGAAGAGGACATGGGAGTAATAATCTTAGACGCCTGCGTGTCCATCTGTGAGGGGCCCACCAAACGAAAT AAATGGCCTCTTAAGAGGAAAGGAAGCTTCAATAAG GGTCAGCTTCGAGCGGCTGCCGTGCAGAAAAGCCAATTGTGGTGTGGAGTATATACTGTGGTGCTTGTGGAAGGGCAGGACATGCCTGATGGTGGCCAAGGGGATCTATTTGTTCGCTTCAAACTGGGAGAGCAGAGGTTCCGAAGTAAG AATCTGTGCATTAAGACAAATCCACAGTGGAGGGAGAGGTTTGAATTCAACCGTTTCGACGATGGCCAAACAGATGTGCTGCTGGTCGAGCTCTACTGCAAGAAGGGCAGAAAGTGTGAGGAATGCTGGGGAGC GGTTGAACTTGACCTCTCACAGCTGCCAGCAAATACAACACAGACATACAACGTGATTATTGGCAAAGGTCGGTTGGTGTTTCTGGTCACGCAGAAACCCTGTTCTGGAGTCTCCATCTCTGACCTGAGCTCCACAACCGTAGACAACCCATACACCTATGAAAACACCTTGCAAAAATAT AGTCTGAAGAATACGCTGGACAATCTGCATGATGTTGGCTATCTCCAGGTCAAGGTTTTGCGGGCTACAGACCTTTCATCTACTGATCTGAATG gTAAGAGTGACCCATTTTGTGTGCTGGAACTTGGGAACAGCAAGCTGCAAACTCAAACAATCTATAAGACCATCAATCCAGAATGGAGAACAGCTTTTACATT TCCAATTAAGGACATCCATGATGTCCTAATGCTGACTGTTTTTGGTGAAGATGGAGACAAAGCACCAGACTTTCTGGGGAAAGTCTCTATACCTTTGTTTTCT GTGTCTAATGGACAACAAATAACCAGTCTTTTGAAAAAGTACAATTTGGAAGACTTGTCGAAGGGAAGCATTACACTGGAAATGAATGTTTTCTACAATCCA GTCAGAGCTGCTATTCGAACCTTCCATCCCAAAGAAACAAAGCTTGAGGAGGACAAcgcaaaattcaataaaaag CTGTTAGCACGCAACATTTACCGTGTGAGGAGGATCAGCATGGCTATTCTGTATACGCTGCAGTACATTAAGAGCTGCTTCCAGTGGGAGAGCACTCAGAGGAGCATCATTGCCTTCCTG GTCTTTGTATTGACAGTGTGGCACTTTGAGCTGTTCATGTTgcctctttttctcctgctgCTCATCGGTTGGAACTATTTCCACATCACGCCAGGCGTGGGCAGCCACAGTCAGGACCTG GAGAGCatctctgctgcagaggatgaagatgaagatgaaaag GAATCAGAGAAAAGAGGGCTGATGGAGAAAATCTATATGGTTCAAGAAATTGTGCTCACTGTCCAAAGCGTTCTTGATGAAATAGCATCTATCGGAGAAAGAGTAAAGAAGTAA